One region of Pagrus major chromosome 5, Pma_NU_1.0 genomic DNA includes:
- the LOC140995704 gene encoding C2 calcium-dependent domain-containing protein 4C — translation MWVFGKIRESMESIPLELSRYVGKSEEDVSVSHNLHNNILTPDKIPEFCLPPRLCRRSPLLETETAEPNPHSQTQIANSRLISNTTHVKAKDVKDVKDLRMKTGDASMALKATQKPLPFSAEGYGLTGIYESPNTRRKESLFHSKCPVYMFDRNNRTAAPRLAKETNPPKKTLSGFLPLFLSRSLSETGSTETETASSSDSSTLSSPDGAKSSPYIPSGNRRLKGATSCPSLIDSRESRGMWKRGGLSLTTSPSCPPSLEASSLTLAPTVLFQLDVLQCQERQREHILPLQGRGKVHLLAEHTTFSTNTFSPIFTVKVRVVSVEGLLDDTERRSLNCAVSLCLTPGKLQQQQSTTVRNSHSPVFNEDFFFTELSREDLLELQLRIKVVDKPAAGTLRRGTIIGAITKPLLQLLPLTKTVEE, via the coding sequence ATGTGGGTCTTCGGGAAGATCAGAGAGAGCATGGAGAGCATTCCTCTTGAGCTGAGTCGTTACGTGGGAAAGAGTGAGGAGGATGTCAGTGTCTCTCACAATCTGCACAACAACATCCTCACCCCAGACAAAATCCCAGAGTTCTGCCTGCCCCCTCGGCTTTGCAGGAGAAGCCCTCTGCTGGAAACTGAGACGGCAGAACCTAACCCGCACAGCCAAACCCAGATAGCCAATAGCCGCCTTATTTCAAACACTACACATGTAAAGGCGAAGGATGTAAAGGATGTGAAGGATTTGAGGATGAAGACTGGCGATGCATCAATGGCTCTGAAGGCTACACAAAAACCTCTGCCATTCTCTGCAGAAGGATATGGCCTGACAGGGATATATGAGAGCCCCAACACACGTAGGAAAGAGTCTTTGTTCCACTCCAAGTGCCCTGTTTACATGTTTGATAGAAACAATCGTACTGCTGCCCCCAGGCTGGCAAAGGAGACAAACCCACCCAAGAAAACTTTATCTGggtttctccctctgtttttatCCAGGAGCCTGTCAGAGACAGGAAGTACAGAAACTGAAACAGCTTCTTCCAGTGACTCCTCTACCCTCAGTTCCCCAGATGGTGCTAAATCCTCCCCCTACATCCCATCAGGCAATCGCCGTCTGAAAGGAGCAACATCTTGTCCCTCATTAATTGACAGCAGGGAGAGCAGAGGCATGTGGAAGAGGGGGGGTTTAAGTTTAACAACCTCTCCCAGTTGCCCCCCCAGCTTAGAAGCAAGCTCACTCACCTTAGCCCCAACTGTCCTCTTCCAACTAGACGTTCTGCAGTGCCAGGAGAGACAGCGTGAGCACATCCTCCCTTTGCAGGGCCGTGGTAAGGTGCACCTCTTAGCTGAGCACACCACCTTCTCCACCAACACGTTCTCACCCATTTTCACAGTCAAAGTCCGTGTGGTGTCTGTGGAAGGCCTTTTGGATGACACTGAGCGACGATCCCTGAACTGTGCAGTGAGTCTGTGTCTGACCCCCGGGAAGCTACAGCAACAGCAGAGCACCACCGTCAGGAACAGCCACAGCCCCGTGTTCAATGAAGATTTCTTCTTCACAGAGCTCAGTagagaggatctgctggagctgcagctcAGGATAAAAGTGGTGGATAAACCTGCAGCTGGAACATTGAGGAGAGGGACAATCATTGGCGCGATCACCAAACCACTGCTTCAGTTACTCCCTCTTACAAAAACAGTAGAAGAGTAA